In Corynebacterium aquatimens, one genomic interval encodes:
- a CDS encoding SDR family oxidoreductase, whose amino-acid sequence MKTALITGASRGIGRAIAEELGKDHHIIAGASKDASGIVDALPSAEPFEVDLLDRQALREAAAKIDHLDVLVLSAGILYKGPFEQISDEQWEETLALNVLAPVALTRALLPALRRSKGLLVPINSGAGLHGVAENTAYCASKFALKGFTDSLREEEKGNIRITSIHPGRTDTDMLDGPQHGDRPKMDAVNVARAVRLAVEAGPGATVEFLRVAPSGL is encoded by the coding sequence AGGAATTGGGCAAGGACCACCACATTATTGCGGGGGCATCGAAAGATGCTTCTGGGATCGTCGATGCGTTGCCCAGCGCGGAGCCGTTTGAGGTGGATCTTTTAGATCGGCAGGCGCTGCGGGAGGCTGCGGCGAAAATTGACCACCTGGATGTGCTGGTTTTGTCCGCGGGCATCCTCTACAAGGGCCCGTTTGAGCAGATCAGCGACGAGCAATGGGAGGAGACCTTGGCGCTCAACGTGCTCGCCCCCGTTGCGCTGACTCGGGCGCTTTTGCCTGCTTTACGACGGTCGAAGGGCCTGCTTGTCCCCATCAATTCCGGCGCGGGCCTACATGGTGTGGCCGAAAACACGGCGTATTGCGCATCGAAGTTCGCGCTGAAGGGGTTCACGGACTCGCTGCGGGAGGAAGAAAAAGGCAACATCCGCATCACGTCCATTCACCCTGGACGGACCGACACAGACATGCTGGATGGGCCCCAGCATGGGGATCGTCCGAAGATGGATGCGGTGAACGTGGCCCGCGCCGTGCGGCTTGCGGTGGAGGCCGGGCCGGGTGCGACAGTGGAATTCTTGCGCGTCGCGCCGTCGGGTCTCTAA